The following proteins are encoded in a genomic region of Lactiplantibacillus plantarum:
- a CDS encoding amino acid ABC transporter ATP-binding protein translates to MSMIEFHDVEKYYGDFHALKNINLTINEGEKVVLIGPSGSGKSTLIRTVNGLERVQSGQLLVNGFDLADRKTDMNKIRKNVGMVFQHFNLYANKTVLENIMIAPRLVLKRPEDENKKLAMDLLDSVGLADKANSLPSQLSGGQSQRIAIARSLAMKPKCLLFDEPTSALDPEMIDDVLNVMKSVAEDSSMTMLVVTHEMGFAREVADRVIFMADGEILEDDAKEKFFDGQPSNERARQFLSKIITH, encoded by the coding sequence ATGTCAATGATCGAATTTCACGACGTCGAAAAGTATTATGGTGATTTTCACGCCCTCAAAAATATTAATTTAACGATTAATGAAGGTGAAAAAGTTGTTTTGATCGGACCATCTGGCTCAGGTAAGAGTACCTTGATTCGAACCGTTAACGGTTTGGAACGTGTCCAGTCAGGTCAATTGTTAGTCAATGGGTTTGATTTAGCCGACCGCAAAACGGATATGAATAAAATTCGCAAAAACGTTGGGATGGTGTTCCAACACTTTAATTTGTACGCTAACAAGACGGTGCTTGAAAATATCATGATTGCTCCCCGGTTAGTCTTGAAACGGCCGGAAGATGAGAATAAAAAATTAGCGATGGACTTATTAGATAGTGTCGGTCTGGCTGACAAGGCCAATAGCTTACCGAGCCAATTATCTGGTGGGCAATCACAACGAATCGCGATTGCACGTTCTTTAGCTATGAAGCCGAAGTGTCTCTTGTTTGATGAACCCACCTCAGCACTAGATCCCGAAATGATCGATGATGTGTTGAACGTGATGAAGAGTGTTGCCGAAGACTCCAGTATGACCATGTTAGTTGTGACCCACGAAATGGGCTTTGCTCGTGAAGTGGCCGATCGGGTTATTTTCATGGCTGATGGGGAAATCTTAGAAGATGATGCTAAAGAAAAGTTCTTTGATGGTCAGCCGTCTAATGAACGGGCCCGTCAATTCTTGAGTAAAATTATTACACACTAA
- a CDS encoding amino acid ABC transporter permease: MQNFIQAYSWINIRFLLEGLWVTVEVSVVSIIASFIIGSVLGVLRYVKIKYLSAVVGFVVDIIRNLPLILIIFFTYFGLPHLGFKPGIIFAAILAMTIFESAMLAEIIRSGILAVDYGQMEGARANGMSYVQALWHIVFPQAIKKTIPTIVSQFISLIKDTSLATIIVLPELLNHAQIIYGQNSAYILPMFLMIAVMYFIICYALSILSRVLDKKLA; encoded by the coding sequence ATGCAAAACTTTATTCAAGCGTATTCGTGGATAAATATCCGGTTCTTGCTCGAAGGACTCTGGGTAACGGTGGAAGTGTCCGTCGTTTCCATCATTGCCAGTTTTATTATCGGTTCAGTCCTAGGGGTGCTTCGGTACGTCAAGATTAAATATTTATCGGCAGTGGTTGGGTTTGTTGTTGACATTATTCGAAACTTGCCATTGATCTTAATTATCTTCTTTACTTACTTTGGCTTGCCACACTTGGGATTCAAGCCTGGTATCATTTTCGCAGCCATCCTCGCTATGACGATTTTTGAATCGGCCATGTTAGCCGAAATCATTCGTTCAGGGATTTTGGCGGTTGATTACGGTCAGATGGAAGGCGCCCGGGCTAACGGGATGAGCTATGTACAAGCGTTATGGCACATTGTCTTTCCACAAGCAATCAAGAAGACGATCCCAACGATTGTGAGTCAATTTATCTCACTGATTAAGGATACGTCGCTGGCAACCATTATTGTCTTACCTGAATTATTAAACCATGCGCAAATTATTTATGGTCAGAACTCAGCGTATATTTTACCGATGTTCTTAATGATCGCAGTCATGTACTTCATTATTTGTTACGCCTTGTCAATTCTGTCACGTGTGTTGGATAAGAAGTTAGCGTAA
- a CDS encoding aminotransferase class I/II-fold pyridoxal phosphate-dependent enzyme, protein MSINSETLVNHMNHEIAAIQPSDILAFNAEIANIPGIVRLTLGEPDFNTPEHVKQAAIESIEADESHYAPSNGTLALRTAAAEFLAAKYDVHYDPASEVIITAGATGGIYTALTSILNPGDEVLIPTPIFPLYIAIVKLSGATPVFMDTSDNGFVLSPDQLQTTLAAHPKTKAVVLNFPSNPTGVTYRHDDLKALAAVLANQPIFVLSDEIYSELTYGEPHESIANYLPTQTILLNGVSKSHAMTGWRIGIMCAPKAITAQLGKIHQFTVTSTTTNAQAAATEALKNGLDDAQVMKREYQERRDYLYDALNDLGFQSAKPEGAFYLFSKIPAGLPQNSMAFCRELAHEARVALIPGSSFGPGGEGYVRISYAASMADLKTAVTRLRTYVASKKQGA, encoded by the coding sequence ATGTCAATTAATTCAGAAACACTTGTTAACCATATGAATCATGAAATTGCGGCGATTCAGCCGTCTGATATTTTGGCGTTCAACGCTGAAATCGCAAATATTCCGGGTATCGTGCGTTTGACCCTCGGTGAACCGGATTTTAATACACCTGAGCACGTGAAACAAGCTGCAATCGAAAGCATTGAAGCGGATGAAAGCCACTATGCACCCTCGAACGGAACGTTGGCCTTGCGGACGGCTGCCGCTGAATTCTTGGCCGCTAAGTATGATGTCCATTATGATCCTGCTAGCGAAGTGATTATCACAGCTGGTGCGACCGGGGGCATTTATACAGCGTTGACTTCAATCCTTAATCCTGGGGATGAGGTCCTGATTCCAACCCCAATTTTTCCATTGTACATCGCAATCGTTAAATTATCTGGGGCAACACCAGTCTTCATGGATACCTCGGACAATGGCTTCGTGTTATCGCCTGACCAGTTACAAACGACGTTAGCAGCCCACCCCAAGACGAAAGCGGTGGTCCTTAACTTTCCTTCAAATCCAACCGGTGTGACTTACCGGCATGATGATCTGAAAGCCCTGGCCGCAGTGTTAGCTAATCAACCAATTTTTGTTTTGTCTGATGAAATTTATAGCGAATTGACGTATGGTGAGCCTCATGAATCGATTGCAAATTACTTACCAACACAAACTATTTTGCTTAACGGCGTCTCAAAGTCGCACGCGATGACGGGCTGGCGAATCGGCATCATGTGTGCGCCGAAAGCTATCACAGCACAACTGGGTAAGATTCACCAATTCACAGTGACTTCAACGACGACCAATGCTCAAGCAGCTGCGACGGAAGCATTGAAAAATGGGTTAGATGATGCCCAAGTAATGAAACGTGAGTACCAAGAACGGCGCGATTATTTGTATGATGCACTTAATGACCTTGGGTTCCAATCAGCTAAGCCAGAAGGGGCCTTCTATCTCTTCAGTAAGATTCCAGCCGGGTTGCCACAAAATAGTATGGCTTTTTGCCGTGAACTAGCCCATGAAGCACGTGTCGCTCTGATTCCAGGTAGCTCATTCGGCCCGGGTGGTGAAGGCTATGTTCGAATTAGTTATGCCGCTTCGATGGCCGATCTTAAGACGGCGGTCACGCGGCTCAGGACGTACGTTGCCAGCAAGAAGCAGGGGGCTTAA
- a CDS encoding D-2-hydroxyacid dehydrogenase: MKILMYSVRDDEQDAIQAWAAAHQIQVDTNDLEFHPETADLVKGYDGLVIQQRSPIGGDASLYQSLAAAGLKQLTSRTAGVDTIDIPAAKAAGLVVTNVPAYSPNSVAEMSVAQTMRLIRNLEMFDQRISQQNFQWAGLQAREIRSLTVGIIGAGRIGGTAARLFHGLGAKVIAYDVVRHPELEDVLTYVDTKEDLLRQADVVDLHVDLNETSAGLIDAAALKLMKTDAYIINASRGPVIVTDDLVAALKAGEIAGCALDTVEGENALFNQNHQGEVLQDTNVAQLMQMPNVIITPHVGFYTNLAVKNMVDISLDDVLAILNGETTAHAF, encoded by the coding sequence ATGAAAATTTTAATGTATAGTGTTCGCGATGATGAACAGGATGCGATTCAAGCGTGGGCTGCGGCTCATCAAATTCAAGTAGATACGAATGATCTGGAATTCCATCCAGAAACTGCCGACCTGGTCAAGGGTTATGACGGCTTGGTCATTCAGCAACGCAGTCCAATTGGTGGTGATGCTAGCTTATACCAATCATTAGCTGCGGCCGGGTTAAAACAACTAACGAGCCGTACGGCTGGTGTGGATACAATCGATATTCCGGCAGCCAAGGCGGCTGGTCTTGTGGTCACGAACGTCCCAGCCTATTCGCCTAATTCAGTTGCTGAGATGTCGGTGGCACAAACCATGCGCTTGATTCGCAACTTGGAAATGTTTGATCAACGAATCAGCCAACAGAATTTTCAGTGGGCGGGACTGCAAGCACGAGAAATTCGATCATTAACCGTTGGTATTATTGGTGCGGGTCGTATTGGTGGCACGGCCGCTCGACTTTTCCACGGGTTAGGTGCCAAGGTGATTGCCTATGACGTGGTACGCCATCCTGAACTCGAAGACGTTTTAACCTACGTTGACACTAAGGAAGACCTATTGCGGCAGGCGGATGTCGTTGATTTACACGTGGATTTGAATGAGACCTCTGCGGGGTTGATCGATGCGGCGGCCCTGAAGTTAATGAAGACGGATGCCTACATTATCAACGCCTCACGCGGACCAGTGATTGTCACCGATGATCTTGTGGCAGCGTTAAAGGCCGGTGAAATCGCCGGTTGTGCACTTGATACGGTTGAGGGTGAAAATGCGTTATTTAATCAAAATCATCAGGGTGAGGTGCTTCAAGATACCAACGTGGCACAATTAATGCAGATGCCCAACGTCATCATCACGCCACACGTGGGTTTCTATACGAATCTAGCGGTCAAAAATATGGTCGATATTAGCCTAGATGACGTCTTAGCAATTCTGAATGGTGAAACGACGGCCCACGCCTTTTAA
- a CDS encoding transporter substrate-binding domain-containing protein: protein MKKLKRLIGALGMLAMLVVVLTACGSRQSLAKQDVLTNDKASKTITWGVKADTKLFGLMDVKDNQIKGFDADIATALTKRVLGKNATAKFVQVTSQTRIPLLKNGNIDAIIATMTITPEREKQVDFTNSYFDAGQSLLVKKGSAIKSVKDLNKSGTKVLGVTGANSVENIKKAAPKAKVLELSDYAQAMTALKSGQGVALTTDNGILYGMASQNPGYEVVGGTFTKEPYGIAVNKGQEPLKKALNKALKEIEADGTYNRILKKWFGNVAGFDYKEASR from the coding sequence ATGAAGAAGCTGAAACGACTAATTGGCGCACTCGGCATGCTTGCCATGCTAGTGGTGGTCTTAACCGCTTGCGGTTCACGGCAATCATTAGCAAAACAGGATGTTTTGACCAATGATAAAGCTAGTAAGACGATTACGTGGGGTGTTAAAGCTGATACGAAATTATTTGGGTTGATGGACGTTAAAGATAATCAAATCAAGGGGTTTGACGCCGACATTGCGACGGCATTAACAAAGCGGGTGCTCGGTAAGAATGCTACCGCCAAGTTTGTCCAAGTAACGAGTCAAACGCGGATTCCATTGTTGAAGAATGGGAACATTGATGCCATTATCGCCACGATGACTATCACGCCGGAACGTGAAAAACAGGTTGATTTTACGAATTCATACTTTGATGCGGGGCAATCACTGTTGGTTAAAAAGGGCAGTGCCATTAAATCAGTTAAGGATTTGAATAAGTCGGGCACCAAGGTCCTTGGTGTGACCGGTGCAAACTCCGTTGAGAACATTAAGAAAGCAGCGCCTAAGGCTAAGGTGTTGGAATTATCCGACTATGCTCAGGCAATGACGGCGTTGAAATCTGGTCAGGGGGTCGCGTTGACTACTGATAACGGGATTCTTTACGGGATGGCGTCGCAAAACCCAGGGTACGAAGTGGTTGGGGGTACCTTCACGAAAGAACCATACGGGATCGCTGTTAATAAGGGTCAGGAACCGTTAAAAAAGGCTCTGAATAAAGCGCTCAAAGAAATTGAAGCGGACGGGACGTACAACCGCATCTTGAAGAAGTGGTTTGGTAACGTGGCCGGCTTCGACTATAAGGAGGCGTCACGCTAA
- a CDS encoding amino acid ABC transporter permease translates to MEYILTHYWSELIQGLGYTLLSSVIALVFSTIIGTMFAIFEVLPSRTMRIIGRVYIEIFRNIPLLVIAMFFYVIIPMYVAKIDGFTAGTIGLTIYTSSFIAETVRAGIQSVDPGQMEGARANGMTYWQAMSKIVLPQAFKIIIPPLGNQFINLVKNSSVLAFVAGFDLMYQANSIASLSLDTINSYVVVGVFYLIITLPLSYYMRHLEKKLAN, encoded by the coding sequence ATGGAATACATTCTAACGCACTATTGGTCAGAGCTGATTCAAGGACTCGGATATACGTTGTTATCCAGTGTGATTGCTTTGGTATTCAGTACGATCATCGGAACAATGTTTGCTATCTTTGAAGTTTTGCCAAGTCGTACGATGCGCATCATTGGTCGAGTTTATATTGAAATTTTCCGGAACATTCCATTGTTAGTTATTGCGATGTTCTTCTACGTGATCATTCCAATGTATGTTGCCAAGATTGATGGTTTTACCGCGGGGACAATTGGGCTAACAATCTATACCTCGTCATTCATTGCGGAAACGGTTCGGGCCGGAATTCAATCTGTTGATCCTGGACAAATGGAAGGCGCCCGTGCTAATGGGATGACGTACTGGCAGGCAATGAGTAAAATTGTCTTACCACAGGCATTTAAAATCATCATTCCACCGTTGGGCAACCAGTTTATTAATCTGGTGAAGAACTCTTCTGTCCTAGCTTTCGTGGCTGGGTTCGACTTGATGTACCAAGCAAATTCAATTGCGTCACTATCGCTTGATACGATCAATAGCTACGTGGTCGTAGGGGTCTTTTACTTAATCATTACGTTGCCACTGAGTTATTACATGCGGCACTTAGAGAAAAAATTAGCAAACTAG
- a CDS encoding PTS sugar transporter subunit IIA gives MFGIKRKKVDVFEVVTPIEGIYIPITAVMDEVFAKKMMGDGFAIRPSEDTNQVVAPISGKIVALPESKHAIGIMDETRGVSVLVHIGLDTVGLNGRGFTAHVKLNQEVKAGTLLVTLDRQTMATAGLDMTTIVVFTEGYTGEVPLGSKLHQQLAAGTPVLKQA, from the coding sequence ATGTTTGGAATTAAAAGAAAGAAAGTTGATGTCTTCGAGGTGGTTACACCAATTGAAGGTATTTATATACCGATCACGGCCGTTATGGATGAAGTGTTTGCAAAGAAAATGATGGGTGATGGATTTGCTATTAGGCCGAGTGAGGACACTAATCAAGTTGTGGCACCGATTAGTGGGAAAATCGTTGCATTACCTGAAAGTAAACACGCTATTGGCATCATGGATGAGACTAGGGGCGTGTCTGTATTGGTTCACATTGGCCTAGATACAGTTGGCTTAAATGGTAGAGGCTTTACGGCACACGTCAAATTAAATCAAGAAGTTAAAGCAGGGACCCTATTAGTGACGCTCGATCGCCAAACGATGGCGACCGCGGGATTAGATATGACCACCATAGTTGTCTTTACAGAAGGTTATACGGGCGAAGTGCCACTTGGCAGTAAGCTTCATCAACAATTAGCAGCCGGCACACCAGTTTTAAAGCAAGCATAA
- a CDS encoding HAD family hydrolase encodes MTYQALMFDIDGTLTNSQPAYTTVMREVLATYGKPFSPAQAQKTFPMAAEQAMTELGIAASEFDHFQAQYEDVMASHYDQIELYPGITSLFEQLPSELRLGIVTSQRRNELESGMRSYPFMMRMAVTISADDTPKRKPDPLPLLTALEKVNVAPQNALFIGDSVSDEQTAQAANVDFGLAVWGMDPNADHQKVAHRFQKPLDILALFK; translated from the coding sequence ATGACTTACCAAGCATTAATGTTTGATATTGACGGCACGCTGACTAATAGCCAACCAGCTTACACGACGGTTATGCGTGAGGTACTTGCTACTTATGGCAAACCATTTAGTCCTGCCCAAGCGCAGAAGACTTTTCCCATGGCCGCTGAACAAGCAATGACTGAATTGGGGATTGCAGCCAGTGAGTTTGACCACTTTCAGGCCCAATACGAAGATGTCATGGCCAGCCATTATGATCAGATTGAACTTTATCCAGGCATTACCAGCCTCTTTGAACAGTTGCCGTCTGAACTAAGACTTGGAATCGTGACTTCCCAACGACGAAACGAATTAGAAAGTGGGATGCGCTCGTATCCATTCATGATGCGGATGGCTGTCACAATCAGTGCGGACGATACGCCTAAGCGCAAACCAGATCCCCTCCCCCTACTCACAGCCCTCGAAAAAGTCAACGTTGCGCCACAAAACGCACTCTTCATCGGGGATTCCGTCAGTGACGAACAAACTGCCCAGGCCGCTAACGTTGATTTTGGACTGGCAGTCTGGGGAATGGACCCTAACGCCGACCATCAAAAAGTGGCCCACCGCTTCCAAAAACCATTAGACATTTTAGCGCTTTTTAAATAG
- a CDS encoding PRD domain-containing protein, with product MRVVKKINNNVVVCLDQHGEELVAFGKGLGFQKVPYELTDMTKVTMTFYKLNYQYYQLLKEIPTEIFDLSAAIVERAQALIPRILNPNMIFSLADHINFAITRLTHYKSAQLPFSYDVEQLYPQETDVGYYAVRLINRRLNIQLPVSEVTAIAMHFVNSQTNDLATNSSVNSDDEMIKIITKIIEQEYELRINQTEFTYNRFVMHLRYYIKRMKKHEQISENDNSKLFNTMRHDEPEIYLVAKRIADYVDSQLDTNSNDDELFYLMIYVKRIVNKMNTQA from the coding sequence ATGCGGGTGGTGAAGAAAATTAATAACAACGTGGTCGTTTGTCTTGATCAACATGGTGAAGAATTGGTCGCCTTTGGTAAGGGACTAGGATTTCAAAAAGTCCCGTATGAGCTTACTGATATGACTAAAGTGACGATGACATTTTATAAATTAAACTATCAATATTATCAATTACTAAAAGAAATACCCACTGAAATCTTTGATTTGAGTGCGGCAATTGTTGAGCGAGCGCAGGCACTAATTCCAAGAATTTTGAATCCAAATATGATTTTTAGCTTAGCTGATCATATTAACTTTGCAATAACGCGACTAACCCATTATAAAAGCGCCCAGTTACCATTTTCATATGATGTGGAGCAATTATACCCACAAGAAACGGATGTTGGGTATTACGCCGTCAGGTTAATTAATCGACGGCTAAATATTCAATTACCAGTTTCCGAGGTCACAGCAATTGCCATGCATTTTGTCAATTCTCAGACTAATGATTTAGCGACCAATTCAAGTGTAAATAGCGACGATGAAATGATAAAAATCATCACAAAAATTATTGAACAAGAATATGAGCTTAGAATCAATCAAACCGAATTCACATACAACCGGTTTGTCATGCATTTACGGTATTACATTAAACGGATGAAGAAACATGAGCAAATTTCTGAAAATGATAATTCTAAATTATTTAATACGATGAGGCATGATGAGCCTGAAATTTACTTGGTAGCAAAGCGAATTGCAGACTACGTTGATAGTCAACTTGATACTAATAGTAATGATGATGAACTTTTCTACCTAATGATATATGTTAAAAGGATCGTTAATAAAATGAATACTCAAGCGTAA
- a CDS encoding DUF6681 family protein, translated as MFSILDMINHALGYVNVNVKIKNQIYIGIGIAGNLYLGYVAIRLMQNGAWLRGILYMLVFLALIYFITLNVIYYFTNKTAKYDLSPRIEKLLGGKPKEALAAEKQAQQSQQQPYIPANGIFDGQELLPATVKTSRAEQENVHQIVDQLQAANIVRLDYGGLTDDAIIQQAQATGEPVYAIGQGIQIPFSQLKLENHRLVIYAGINQMDQSPVGHITKVGLTDVHDAHEDYKLYLASTVITGGMSKIAGRTSAIEQPGDYQVTAQVAYEGRED; from the coding sequence ATGTTTAGTATTTTAGATATGATCAACCACGCCTTGGGTTACGTTAATGTCAATGTGAAGATTAAGAACCAAATCTATATCGGCATTGGAATTGCGGGTAATTTATACCTCGGTTATGTGGCAATTCGCTTGATGCAGAATGGCGCGTGGTTACGGGGCATCTTATATATGCTCGTTTTCTTGGCGCTGATTTATTTCATTACGTTAAACGTCATTTATTATTTTACTAATAAAACTGCGAAGTATGACTTATCACCACGTATTGAAAAATTGTTGGGTGGTAAGCCTAAAGAAGCGTTAGCAGCTGAAAAACAAGCACAACAAAGTCAGCAACAACCATACATTCCTGCGAACGGTATTTTTGATGGGCAGGAATTGTTGCCCGCCACGGTGAAGACTTCACGTGCTGAACAGGAGAATGTGCATCAAATCGTTGATCAACTACAAGCGGCGAACATTGTCCGATTAGATTACGGTGGCTTAACTGATGATGCCATCATTCAGCAGGCGCAGGCAACGGGTGAACCCGTTTATGCGATTGGGCAAGGCATTCAAATTCCTTTTTCGCAGTTAAAGTTGGAGAATCACCGGCTAGTTATTTACGCCGGAATCAATCAGATGGACCAATCCCCGGTTGGGCATATTACTAAGGTCGGCTTGACCGATGTTCATGATGCGCATGAGGATTATAAGTTGTACTTGGCCTCCACGGTAATCACAGGTGGTATGAGCAAGATTGCGGGCCGAACGTCGGCTATCGAGCAACCGGGCGATTACCAGGTAACCGCGCAGGTTGCGTATGAGGGAAGAGAAGATTAA